The stretch of DNA ataaaataataaagtagtagtttcaattaatttttaaaaataatttataattttctcaaACTATtggttgtaattattatttctaattttataaaaaataaatatattttttgttaaaaaaaatataattgttgGAAATTTGCCATAAAAAGTTATTAGATTGTTaccttattaaatttttttagtgcCTATCAATGGTTataacccattaagaagtgttccatatgtatttattagtataattgttttttttatacatgcggtgaataattatttgaattttattttcagctattgaaacttttataaaaatttactcTTGAATCTAAATAAGTACAATGTACACAatcattaagaaaaaaaaataaatcaattattttttaaatattaaaattaataaaaactcTTCCAAAATACCCAAGATGTACTAAACATTTTTCCTATACTATTTACCTCTCATTTCatcctaaataaatatattaaaaactcACAAATTATGTCATCCCAAAAACTTTTTCAACTACTTCCGAAACAATACCCTTGACTCGCCCATTCCCTAAAACTTTCCACATCTCTACACTAAAAAATTCTCTTTTGAACTTTCACAATCTACCATTTCCCCCTTGTTCATTGCCGCCTGAAGTTGTTCTCTCCCCCTAGAAAAGCTCATCACTCGTCTCTACCATTTCTACTTCAAACAATTCTTTTTTGGAGTCAACTCATAATTTTTTGTTCACTCTAACACTAATGAGAAAAAAGTTGAAGACTTAAAAGTTAGAATTTGGAATTGTTCATTGCCGCCTCAAAATTAACTCATTCattttatatatgatattttatttataaaagttggagactttttatgttatttactcaaattataataataacattaaagATTCAACTAACCAATTAGTAATTAATACACTTTTCTTACTTTTACTCCTCTTAGTAGTTAAAGTGCAGTGAAACTAATTTGTGAAAAATATGTTTTAAGAACACATCTCAAACAATATTTTACTAGAATAGAACTCATGGTCACGTGTATAGCTCATATACCAAAAACAAAGCTCATGTGAAAACCTTTCAAACAATAACATGACAGGCATAAGATTTACAGGTTTAGTAAGGAAAAGCAGTTAAAAGGGACAGTTTGCTGTTAGGTACTGAAAAACCTTATCAAGAAGATCAACTAGTCTACATTTGAAGTGAAATGGGATCAAAAGTGTGAGTCACTTCATGTACTGTAAACCTCTAAATGGCAAAACAACAGTACTAATCCTCTGCCTCGAGAGACTGTACAGTACATGGCATACCAAACCAAACCCACATAAGGCTATAAAATAATGTATGGTAAGTCTACATAATACAACAATTATCTTAGTTAGGAAAAGCATTAATGGCTCTGTTTTATCAAAGTAAGTTTGGAGCAAACGATGTTTTCTTATGTCTCATGATAATTGTTATGTTTGGTAAAGCGTCGGTGGTCCAATATCTATGCattcaaagaagaaaaaaaaagtagcaagtACAGTTGCGCAGAGCtactgacttttcattcagattTAAGTCTTTCTTAGGCTTTTTAagccccctttttttttttcaaagagcCCACACCAATAAATTACCCATGATAATTCCCTTtcatcacattttttttttgtgtgaggAAAACAACATTTATgcaataataaataacactgTTAAATGACTGTTTTAATTCTCATTTTTCAAATGAACTTTTGTTAAACACATACATATCTTCCTCTTTTTGTTGTTCATTCATAAAATTCTTCTTCAAACCCTAAGATTTTTTATTcgtgaaaataaaaaacaatttaGTTCCTTTAGCATCCAAGCTGACAAGAAAAGGACAGCTCACATCAATGGAAACATTATATAGTTCTACCATTTATGAGTTAAGTCACATTCTTGTGTACAATTTTGTTATAAGTTATGGGTGCTAAACACTAAAATCACAAATGGATTTCTTTTGCTTGATTCAAATTCCTCTTTTAGAAAAACTCTTCAGAATAAAGTAGTACTAAACTAGCACATTTCATGAAGTAATACTAGTAGTCAAATTTTGACAAAAAtcatatagaaagaaaaaaataaattggttCCTCTAAAACCCATGCTGACAAGAAAGTATAGAGATCAacataaaactaattttaatttaactTAATGAAATtgtgtaatttatttttagtataattTATGATTAAATagtattattattgtaatttacAAGTGTCACTATCATTGCTCAAAACCAAAACAGAGAGTTTTATTTGAcgatcacagaaacaaaatcttCTTTTAGCAAAGCACATCAACATAAAAGTACTCAACTAAGATCAATCTAAATctcttttaattaaattttacttttcaggaaaataacaataataattattatattatcaaGACTAAAAATTTTATAACAATCCTACTATGGATTATGTTTGAATATATGTACCTACCTCAAAGCCAAAAACAGAAAAACAAGATTTAAGTTCAAACTATCACAAGATCACACTCAAAAACAGCAAATACATACTAAATTAAACCAGATATTGAAAGTTAAAAATACTATCTGATTATGAATTTCAGTGCATGATACCAAAAAAAGCAGTACTGAAGCACAACGATCgctaaactatataaaaacacTAAAGAgagattaatatttatatatatatatgtattaaaattaagaaGATTATAATAAGAATTTACATTCGAATATAAGCCATATCAAACCAGATTTGCTCAAACGCCTTGACGATTATATCATGATATTCCTTGGAGTTGAGAGAAAGATAACAAGCTAAAAGTTCTTCTAAATCCTTAGTCCCTCTGATGTTGTTTTCCACGATCATCTCCGCCATTGATTCTCTAAAATCGCTCTGAGGATCAACTGAGGATTTAACAACAGCAAAGCTTTCCGAAAGGTGTTTGTTGTAATTTCttgttgttgatgatgatgatgatgagatgCTCTTTCTTGCATAGGCTTGGATTTTCTTGCTGGCGAGTTTAGGTGAGTTGACTCTGCTGAGCTTAATGCCACTCGAAGATTTTCGACCCAAaacattgttgttgttgttattagtGCTTTTTGACTCTCTTCGAGTTTTTGTTCTAAAGCTTTCTTCTTTGACTTTCGGTCTGTACTTAGTGGCTTTAAAGATGGTGTCGTCGAAATTTATGGGCTTTGTTAAGATTGGAGGAAGCTCTAGCTCCGTAACGACGTCGTAAAACTCGTCTTCTAACTTCTCTGTTTTCTTGACAGAGCCATCGTCTTCGCCATTATTGCCATTGTTGTTCAAGTCGATGATGATGTCAGCAGTGGAAGAACTGAGCCTACAGTTACAGGAGCTTGACCAAGAGGCTAAGCCCACAAAAGGGTCGGACCTAACATAGTCATCGCAGTCAAATTCTGTCTCGGAACAACTCTCTGTTCCGGAAACAGAGTAGTCTGGAGATTGAACCGGGTTCGGGTTGAGACAAACCGGTTCGGGTCTCGGGTGGTTGTGGGGTATGGAGATTGCTTTCCTTCTAGCTATTTTCTTGGATGATTTTCTAGGAGGATCTGGGAAATGGGGTGTTGAGTTGGAGGGAGAGAATGATGTGTTGTTGGTAAAGAAGGGGTGTGTTGTTGTTGGGTGAGAAAGTTGGGGTTTTTGCTGGGTTTTAGAATTGAATTGAGTGAGCTTTTTCTTTGTGGTGGGACGAGAATTGTTTTGCTTTCTGGTTTTGCTCATGTCTTTGAGCTTGTAAAACCATGCATTTGGTATCATATCTGACAATCTGAACTTGTTGTTACCCATCAAGGAAGAACTTctcttctctcttctctttctttgTCACTAATAGTTATACttaactctctttctctctctctttctctttttctttcttttggacTCTTTGGATGTGAGAGTGTGGTTTCCTTTCTTTCTAAAGTtgataacagaaaataaaaaaaaataaaaaataatgataataataatatatggaGTTGGCTGTGGGGGTGTAAAGATAAATAAACCAAGAAATGGAAGAGCTATAAAGTCTCGTTTATAAAATTCTAGAGGATAAAGATTGGAGTACATTCAGCTATGAAAACAGAAGGGAACAAAGAATAGTATAATAAATGACTTTTCTTCCATCATTAGTACCAACCAGCCAAAACAGCACCAAGAAAAGAACTTCTCATTGCATTTTTataaatactatataataatatatacagAATTGTTTAATCaattgacatttaattaatttttttttctaatgaagTTGGGGATTGCTGCTTTTTAGTACTAATAGAATGTTTTATGTTTTGAGAGGCTTAGCTTTGACATGCATGATGTTGTCACTTAAGAGACTATCACAAATTTTCCTTCTTAATGTGaacttggttttttttttttctccaaagcaagaaaataaataatgatgATTTTAGTAACAAGGATGACCCATTTGTCTAGCAAGTGCTGGATTTTATCATAATTCTCACTTTCAatgccttctctctctttttttggtTATTAATGATGATAGTCTCTCTTTCCCTTTTCAAATGGttttgatatataatttaagaccccacatgctttttttttttcttttctttttggtcCCTGAAAAAAGCTCTTGCTAGAAGAACAAAGCTGGCACAGCGTGGAAGCCAACCATCTCTGAGAGTATCACCAGGTCTTTTCTATAGTTTCTATAGTTGTCTTTAGTtgcaaataaattttaaaactaaaagGAGTAAACACAAGGTAGTTAGTTAGTTCTATTTCAAGTTCTACCCAAAAAAAAGAGAAGTAATTGTTAGTAGTTCTAACTAGTAAGTTGTATACGATTAAGAATTAATAAGAGTTCACATCGACCTAATTCTTTTCTTCTGCCATTTCTGGATT from Cannabis sativa cultivar Pink pepper isolate KNU-18-1 chromosome 2, ASM2916894v1, whole genome shotgun sequence encodes:
- the LOC115721235 gene encoding transcription repressor OFP2, which produces MGNNKFRLSDMIPNAWFYKLKDMSKTRKQNNSRPTTKKKLTQFNSKTQQKPQLSHPTTTHPFFTNNTSFSPSNSTPHFPDPPRKSSKKIARRKAISIPHNHPRPEPVCLNPNPVQSPDYSVSGTESCSETEFDCDDYVRSDPFVGLASWSSSCNCRLSSSTADIIIDLNNNGNNGEDDGSVKKTEKLEDEFYDVVTELELPPILTKPINFDDTIFKATKYRPKVKEESFRTKTRRESKSTNNNNNNVLGRKSSSGIKLSRVNSPKLASKKIQAYARKSISSSSSSTTRNYNKHLSESFAVVKSSVDPQSDFRESMAEMIVENNIRGTKDLEELLACYLSLNSKEYHDIIVKAFEQIWFDMAYIRM